From a region of the Zingiber officinale cultivar Zhangliang chromosome 4B, Zo_v1.1, whole genome shotgun sequence genome:
- the LOC121975398 gene encoding LEAF RUST 10 DISEASE-RESISTANCE LOCUS RECEPTOR-LIKE PROTEIN KINASE-like 1.2, translating into MWLLNDLSLLTSFFFFFLSSLQRTLQQQAPPTPSYDSCAPQLCGNHSVRYPFWISGHQPSFCGGDPLSYFGLTCHNETGTLFSIFFGFDFLVRQIFYSNQSVHLALAGGADEFCRLVVATNATDAHPFALSLSNKRILFLLNCSNPGNRYQDMSCPGFASPALFAGEYVANRTPTNCSFSIVPVLGYSDVSLGSNFTALLTAGWVANWTARSCQTCDETGGRCGYDNGTTSPMPGFICMCPHGVSRRSCQRGIKWWSTRKLIAVAVGSAGFVALACAVIFLFWRWLKTGRSSRPSKLSLKDPDVLMDHFQTHVFSYDELEEATDRFDSSRELGDGGFGTVYKGKLRDGRTVAVKCLYGKNCRSVEQFVNEVKILSLLHHQNLVSLYGSTSHHSPELLLVYEFIPNGTVADHLHGSRAAERILTWPMRLLIAIETADALAYLHAVDPPIIHRDIKTTNILLDNSFHVKIADFGLSRLFPMDATHVSTAPQGTPGYVDPEYHRCYQLSGKSDVYSFGVVLIELISSKPPIDLRRERSDINLANMAIAKIQNHELVDLVDPELWHPNDEVTRMRITMVAELAFRCLQADGDLRPSIKEVLDELIAIEKVTSGKLQAEDAALVQDDASLMQNIVKCSPDTVAGKWVSQSTASDASH; encoded by the exons ATGTGGCTGCTCAACGACCTCTCCCTCcttacctccttcttcttcttctttctttcttctctgcaACGAACACTGCAGCAGCAAGCTCCTCCCACGCCTAGCTACGACTCTTGCGCTCCTCAGCTATGTGGCAACCACTCTGTCCGGTACCCCTTCTGGATCTCCGGCCACCAGCCGAGTTTCTGCGGCGGCGATCCTCTTTCTTACTTCGGCCTCACTTGCCACAACGAAACCGGCACGCTCTTCTCGATCTTCTTCGGCTTCGACTTCCTCGTCCGACAGATCTTCTACTCCAACCAGTCCGTCCACTTGGCTCTGGCCGGCGGCGCCGATGAATTCTGCAGGCTCGTCGTCGCCACCAACGCCACCGACGCGCACCCCTTCGCCCTCAGCCTATCCAACAAGCGAATCTTATTCCTCCTCAACTGCTCCAACCCGGGTAATCGGTACCAAGACATGTCTTGCCCTGGGTTCGCGTCCCCGGCCCTGTTCGCCGGCGAGTACGTCGCCAACCGCACGCCCACCAACTGTAGCTTCTCGATTGTGCCGGTGCTGGGATACTCTGACGTGAGCCTCGGAAGTAACTTCACCGCCTTGTTGACCGCCGGATGGGTGGCGAATTGGACTGCTCGGAGCTGCCAGACGTGCGACGAAACCGGCGGCCGGTGCGGGTACGATAACGGCACCACCTCACCGATGCCGGGTTTCATCTGCATGTGCCCTCACGGAGTCTCCCGCCGAAGCTGCCAAA GAGGGATCAAGTGGTGGTCGACTAGGAAATTAATAGCAG TCGCTGTTGGATCGGCTGGTTTCGTCGCCCTCGCCTGCGccgtcatcttcctcttctggagATGGCTGAAAACCGGGAGAAGCTCGAGACCCTCCAAACTTTCGTTGAAAGATCCTGACGTGCTCATGGATCACTTCCAGACCCACGTCTTCTCCTACGATGAGCTCGAGGAGGCCACCGATCGCTTTGACTCATCCAGAGAGCTCGGGGACGGAGGCTTTGGCACTGTGTACAAAG gGAAGCTCCGGGATGGTCGGACCGTCGCCGTCAAGTGCTTATACGGTAAAAACTGTAGAAGCGTCGAGCAGTTCGTGAACGAGGTTAAGATCCTCTCCCTTCTTCACCACCAGAACCTCGTCAGCCTCTACGGCTCTACTTCGCACCACAGCCCCGAGCTCCTCCTCGTCTATGAGTTCATACCGAACGGCACCGTCGCCGACCACCTCCACGGTAGTCGCGCGGCCGAGCGAATTCTCACCTGGCCGATGCGGCTACTGATAGCCATCGAGACGGCGGATGCTCTCGCGTATCTCCACGCGGTAGATCCTCCGATCATACACCGCGACATCAAGACCACCAACATTTTGCTAGACAATAGCTTCCATGTTAAAATTGCAGACTTCGGGCTTTCCCGCCTCTTTCCGATGGACGCCACGCACGTCTCGACGGCTCCGCAAGGCACGCCGGGGTACGTCGACCCCGAGTACCACCGGTGCTACCAACTCTCAGGGAAGAGCGACGTCTATAGCTTCGGCGTGGTGCTAATTGAGCTCATATCTTCGAAGCCGCCTATCGACCTCCGGAGAGAAAGGAGTGACATAAATTTAGCAAACATGGCAATCGCTAAGATTCAAAACCATGAGTTGGTCGATTTGGTCGACCCGGAGCTCTGGCACCCGAACGACGAGGTGACTCGAATGAGGATCACCATGGTGGCCGAATTGGCATTCAGGTGTTTGCAGGCGGACGGCGACCTGAGGCCGAGCATCAAGGAAGTCCTCGATGAACTGATCGCGATCGAAAAAGTGACTTCAGGTAAGCTGCAAGCAGAGGATGCTGCTCTGGTCCAAGACGATGCTAGTCTGATGCAGAACATTGTGAAGTGCTCGCCTGATACTGTCGCCGGCAAGTGGGTGAGTCAATCCACTGCATCTGACGCCAGCCACTGA